The sequence below is a genomic window from Oleidesulfovibrio alaskensis DSM 16109.
GCCACGTTCTGCAGGAAGTCGCTGCGGACAGGCATCTGACGCGCCTTTCCGAAATAATGACTCCGGTGACTTTTGTGCTTGAATCGCTGACTCTTGACAGGCTGCTCACTCAAATGCTGGAAAGACGGGTGCATCTGGCCGTGGTGCTGGACGAATACGGCGGCGTTGCCGGCGTGGTCGCACTGGAAGACGTGCTGGAAGAAATTCTGGGCAAAGAAATCGTGGACGAATCGGACCAGTTTGCCGACCTGCAGCAACTGGCCCGCTCGCGCAGGGCCAGACTTACGGGCGGCAAAAGCGTGTGAAGCCTTGATTCCCGACCGGAAAGTCCGTATTCGTAAAAACAACAATTCATCATTATTCGCGAGCAACGAGCCACACGTGCCCGCGGTGACCATACATACCGTTCGGAAACCGTAACACATGGAGCATCCATGCCGAAAAAAAACAGCAAGACCATCTACATAGCCGCCCTGCTTCTTTTTGTGGGCGGGGTGGGATATCTGCTCTTTTCCGGCTTGTCCCAGAACAGCGTTTATTTTCTGAATGTATCAGAAGCGCTGGCCATGCCGTCCGGCGACCTGAAATCGGCGCGGCTGTTCGGCACGGTCAAGGCCGAAGGCCTGCAGCGCATAGACGAGGGACTGGGCGTCCGGTTCCAGATTGAAGACAAAGACAACAAAACGCGTACCATGTGGGTTGAGTATAAAGGCGCTGTGCCTGACACATTCAAACCCGGTGCGGAAGTAATCATAGAAGGCGGCGTTGCCCCCCAGACACAAATGTTTGCAGCACGCACGCTCATGACCAAGTGTCCCTCGAAATACCAGAAGGAAAACCGGGAATAGACACAGGGCTGAAACAAGGCCGGCAGCCAGCTGGCCTTTTTTACAGGCAGGTTCTTCCCGCGGGCCTTCTTTTTTTACGCTCACTCACGGCTGACGCCGTATGAAATAGTCCTGTAAAGGAGACCACATGCACCTTACGGGGTACTTTATTCTCTCCGCCTGTCTGCTTTTGTCGCTCACTCTGGGCGGCCTGAGCATGGCGCAGGCCTGGCAGGGACGCAGAAACGCACTGCACCTGCTGGAAAAAGGGCAGATACTTGTCACGGGGCTCATGACCGCAGCTTCGCTCATCCTGCTTTACGGCCTCGTGATATTTGATTTTTCCAACGCATACATCGCCAGCTACACCGACAGGCTGCTTCCTGTCTTTTACCGGCTGACGGCATTCTGGGCAGGACAGGCAGGCTCGCTGCTGTTCTGGGCGCTGTGCGTATCGCTTTCGGGCGTGTATTTTATGTGCACACAGGGCTACAGGGTGATGTCAGACGGTACAAAAACGTACTTCTGGCTGTTTTTCATGATCATTCAGGCGTTTTTCGCCCTGCTTCTGACCACATGGAGCAACCCGTTCATCACCGTTAATCCGGCACCTGCCGACGGCAACGGGCTTAACCCGCTGCTGCAGAACCCGGGCATGATATTCCACCCGCCGCTGCTCTTTCTGGGCTACGGCGGATTTGCCGTACCGGGCTGTCTGGCACTGGCGCAGGCACTTAACAGAAACTCGGGTAATGAGGTTTCGTGGATCGAAGCCGGCCGCAATATGACCCTGCTGGCCTGGGCCACACTTACGGCAGGCATCATTCTGGGGTGCTGGTGGTCCTATATGGAACTGGGATGGGGCGGCTACTGGGCATGGGACCCTGTGGAAAACGCATCTCTCATCCCGTGGCTTGTGGCTTCGGGCTATCTGCACACATCCATTTTGGAACAACGCCGTAACAAGCTGCACAGAACAAACATATTCCTGATGGCGCTCACGACCATCTCGGCATTTTTCGCCACTTACCTTGTCCGCAGCGGAGTCGTGGACTCGCTGCATGCCTTCGGTGACGGCGGAGTGGGGGCGCCTCTGCTCGTGTTCATCATCGCCTTTACAGCGATTTCCGTCATCATCCCCATGCTGCACAAGGTGGAAGGCGCCCGTCCTCTTTCGGGCATTGCCAGCCGCGAAGGTTTTCTTGTCATTGTGGCGTGGGTGCTTATGGCGCTCAGCATCATCATACTGCTGGGCACCATGTGGCCGGTGTTTTCCAAATTCTGGAGCGCCAACCCCATGGGGTTGGAACCCGCCTTCTATAACAGAGTCTGTCTGCCGCTGTTTGTCATGCTTTCGCTGCTGCTGGTCATCTGTCCCTGGCTGGGATGGAAAGAAGGCCTGCGCAGTACAAAAGCAGCAGCGCTGGCGGGGGGCATTTTTCTGGCCCTGCTTGCAGGCTTCTTTGTGACCGGCATACGCATTCCGGCCGCGCTGCTGGGTGCCGCCAGTGCCGTGGGCGCCATTGCGGGCATAGGCATACTCTTTGCCACCCAGCCGCATCTGCGGCGCAACCGCTCATCCGTTGCGGCCTACGGTGTGCACATCGGGCTGCTGCTCATGGTGCTGGGCGTGGCTTTTTCCGGCCCGTACAAGGTGGAAAAAGAAATAGAAATCGCCAAGGGTGAAACAGTGACTCTGGGCGACTACGCCATGACCTACAAGGCGCTGTACGAAGGCGAAGGCCCCGGTATGATTTTTATCGAAGCCGAGCTGGAAGTAGCCAAAAACGGTAAAAAGATAGGCACCCTGCACCCGCAGCGGCGCATATACAGCAAGTTCAGCAGAAACCAGTATGCCGAAGCGGCAACCATCCCTACGCTGGGTGATGAACCGTACGCCACGCTGCTCGGTATCTCGCAGGACAACAAAGCCGTGCTGCGTGTCAGCATCAACCCGCTGGTCAACTGGCTGTGGATAGGCGGCACGCTGGCCAGCCTGTTCCCCTTC
It includes:
- a CDS encoding cytochrome c maturation protein CcmE, coding for MPKKNSKTIYIAALLLFVGGVGYLLFSGLSQNSVYFLNVSEALAMPSGDLKSARLFGTVKAEGLQRIDEGLGVRFQIEDKDNKTRTMWVEYKGAVPDTFKPGAEVIIEGGVAPQTQMFAARTLMTKCPSKYQKENRE
- a CDS encoding heme lyase CcmF/NrfE family subunit, with protein sequence MHLTGYFILSACLLLSLTLGGLSMAQAWQGRRNALHLLEKGQILVTGLMTAASLILLYGLVIFDFSNAYIASYTDRLLPVFYRLTAFWAGQAGSLLFWALCVSLSGVYFMCTQGYRVMSDGTKTYFWLFFMIIQAFFALLLTTWSNPFITVNPAPADGNGLNPLLQNPGMIFHPPLLFLGYGGFAVPGCLALAQALNRNSGNEVSWIEAGRNMTLLAWATLTAGIILGCWWSYMELGWGGYWAWDPVENASLIPWLVASGYLHTSILEQRRNKLHRTNIFLMALTTISAFFATYLVRSGVVDSLHAFGDGGVGAPLLVFIIAFTAISVIIPMLHKVEGARPLSGIASREGFLVIVAWVLMALSIIILLGTMWPVFSKFWSANPMGLEPAFYNRVCLPLFVMLSLLLVICPWLGWKEGLRSTKAAALAGGIFLALLAGFFVTGIRIPAALLGAASAVGAIAGIGILFATQPHLRRNRSSVAAYGVHIGLLLMVLGVAFSGPYKVEKEIEIAKGETVTLGDYAMTYKALYEGEGPGMIFIEAELEVAKNGKKIGTLHPQRRIYSKFSRNQYAEAATIPTLGDEPYATLLGISQDNKAVLRVSINPLVNWLWIGGTLASLFPFLGMRAVRSRRNNAAMVQEDAA